Genomic DNA from Sphingomonas hankookensis:
CGCATACCAGTTGGTCGCCTCGATCACGTCGAACGGCCGCTCGGCATGGAGCCGCCGCACCGTCCGCGCGACCATCGCCGGGCCGCAGAGATGGCCGATGCCGGGCCAGCGCCGCAGCCGGGCGAACCACCCGTCCTCGGCCGCACCGATCACTTCCACGCCATCGCTGCTGCTGCGGCCCGTCCGGTCCATCGTGACGACGCGCACGTCATGCCCCGCTTCGGCCAGCGCATGGGCGATTTCGCACGCGGCGCGCGACAGGCCGCTCTTTTCGGGCGGATAGGCCCAGGTCAGCAGCCCGATCCTCATGCGCCCGCTCCCGATGCGAGGGCGATCCGTTGCCGGTAGAGCGTCACATAATCCTCCGCCATGCGTGTCGCGGTGAAGCGTTCCTCGAACCGTGCGCGCACCCGCGCCCGGTCGATCGTGTCGATCTTCGCCAGCGCGGCGACCGCCTCTTCCTCCGTCTTCACGATGAAGCCGGTCACGCCTGGCTCGACCACCTCGCGCACGCTGCCGCGATCCCACGCGATCACCGGCGTCCCGCAGGCCATCGCCTCGATCATCACCAGCCCGAACGGTTCGGGCCAGTCGATCGGGAAGAGCAGCGCCGCCGCCTCGCCCAGCAGCGCCTGTTTCGCGCGGTCGTCGACCTCACCGACATGGATCGCATCGTCGCCCAGCAGCGGCGCGACCCGCTCCTCGAAATAACGTGGATTGCCGACATCGATCCCGCCTGCCAGCCGGATCGGCCGCCCGGCGGCGCGGGCCACGCGGATCGCGACGTCGGGCCGCTTCTGATCGGTCATCCGGCCGATGAAAACGACGCCTTCCCCGCCCGGTCCGGCCACGAACCGGTCGGCCGGAATGCCGTGATGCACGACGCCCGCCCGATTGGCGCGCGGCAGGTCACGGGCCTGCGCCTGCGAGATCGCCGCGACCGGCAATTCGGGAAAGCTGTGGAAGAATAACTTGCGGTCCAGCTCGTCGAGCCGCCAGTGCACTGTCGTCAGGCTGCGCCCGATCCGGTCGCCCAGCACCGCGGCATGGGCGAATTCGCCATGGCAATGAACGATGTCGAACTCGGTCAGATGTTGCGCCAGCAGCCCCAGCTGCGCCGCCTCCAGCGCGGCAGGAACGCCCGGTGCGACCGGGCCGTGATACGCCTCCAGCGCCGACAGGCTGGGATGCGCCGACAGGTGCCGCGCGGTGGTCACGCTGTCGCTGGGCGCGATCAGCGTCACGTCATGGCCCATCGCCATCAGCGCCTCGGTCAGGTCGGACACGACCCGTTCGGTGCCCCCGGTACCGCGCGGCGGCGTGGGGTAGATGACCGGGGCGATCTGCGCGATGCGAAGCGGGGATACCATCGCCCACCGGAACAAAGCCAAGCGGCAACGGTTCCTGTCAGGGCGGCAATAAGTCCGCGTTTTTCAACGGGAAAGTTCCGTAATGTTCATCCTCCACCTCGCCCTGCAGGGATGTCTTCGCGCGCGTGAGGTGGAATATGGAGTGACGGCGGATACCGGCGGCCATATCCGCTACCTCCTCGATCTGGTTGCCGCGACTGGCGGGCATCCAGGCATTACCCGGACCGAAATCGTCACCAGAGCCTTTCGTGGCGGGCCGCTGGGCGAAGGCTA
This window encodes:
- a CDS encoding glycosyltransferase family 4 protein, which produces MVSPLRIAQIAPVIYPTPPRGTGGTERVVSDLTEALMAMGHDVTLIAPSDSVTTARHLSAHPSLSALEAYHGPVAPGVPAALEAAQLGLLAQHLTEFDIVHCHGEFAHAAVLGDRIGRSLTTVHWRLDELDRKLFFHSFPELPVAAISQAQARDLPRANRAGVVHHGIPADRFVAGPGGEGVVFIGRMTDQKRPDVAIRVARAAGRPIRLAGGIDVGNPRYFEERVAPLLGDDAIHVGEVDDRAKQALLGEAAALLFPIDWPEPFGLVMIEAMACGTPVIAWDRGSVREVVEPGVTGFIVKTEEEAVAALAKIDTIDRARVRARFEERFTATRMAEDYVTLYRQRIALASGAGA